AAATAGTCACCCGCACCTGTATTAGACGCCTTTATATATGCGGTTTGTGACCACGAGCTGCCATCTTGGTTAAACAGATAAACAGCCCCAGACTCACTGGCCGTACTGCTATCGGTGGTTTCAGAATCATCAGTAATCACCCCTGTAGCCCCATTATCTTCTCTACTGGCTCCGACAGCCAGAGTGTTACCATCTCCACTTAAAGAAACGCTATAGCCAAAATAGTCACCAGCTCCAGTATTGGAGGCCTTCAAATAGGTGTTCTGTGCCCAGCTGTCATTGGTTCTACTAAACAAATACACGGCCCCAGAACGAGCGGCCGTGCTGCTATCGGTGGTTTCAGAACCATCGGTAATAACCCCAGTTGCCCCATTATCTTCATATTGAGCCGCAACAGCCAGAGTGTTACCATCACTGTCTAATGACACACTCCAGCCAAAATAGTCACCTTCAGAAGGATTAGATGCTTTAATATATGCTACCTGAGTCCAGCCAGTTGCCTCTTCATCGTGATACACATAGACTGCGCCTGATTTTGTTAATGTAGAACTGCTGTCCGGGACATCGGAACCATTGGTGACTCCTGTGGCATCATTATCATCATCAACAGTACCAATAGCCAAATAACTGCCATTACCACTTAACGCAATATCAGCAACTACCGAAATATCAGTGCCAACATGTGCGGTTTGCGTCCAGCCATCATTATATTCAAACAGGTAGACACCAGCTCCATCTGCGCCAATCGCTAAAGTATGGCCGTCGTCACTCAACCTCACATAATCGCCAAAATCATCACCCGCAGTGGTATCCGAGGCTTTAATATAGCCAATCATCTTAGTAACCGTATCTGCAGTTAGGGACGCTTCAGACGAAGATTCGCTATTTTCACCCGCAGTGGCGAGAATAAAATAATCAGCAGAAAGTGCACTAACCAGACTATCGACAGTAATAGAGGTGGATAAAGAATCTTCGACAGACCCCAATGCCAAGCAATCATTATCTTGTGAAGTATCTTTTTGGCAGACCGTGTAAGTAACGCCTGAAGAGTCCGACGCTGACGTCCAAGTTAGCGTCATGGTTTTTACATTACCGGATGAGGCGCTAATATCAGATAAATTAAAAGAAGACAAAGAAACTGATTCT
This DNA window, taken from Vibrio nitrifigilis, encodes the following:
- a CDS encoding FG-GAP repeat protein — encoded protein: MNFKSKSMYIVPLIFSMALTGCKSESVSLSSFNLSDISASSGNVKTMTLTWTSASDSSGVTYTVCQKDTSQDNDCLALGSVEDSLSTSITVDSLVSALSADYFILATAGENSESSSEASLTADTVTKMIGYIKASDTTAGDDFGDYVRLSDDGHTLAIGADGAGVYLFEYNDGWTQTAHVGTDISVVADIALSGNGSYLAIGTVDDDNDATGVTNGSDVPDSSSTLTKSGAVYVYHDEEATGWTQVAYIKASNPSEGDYFGWSVSLDSDGNTLAVAAQYEDNGATGVITDGSETTDSSTAARSGAVYLFSRTNDSWAQNTYLKASNTGAGDYFGYSVSLSGDGNTLAVGASREDNGATGVITDDSETTDSSTASESGAVYLFNQDGSSWSQTAYIKASNTGAGDYFGVKVALNSDGSTLAVAATNEDNGATGVITDGSETTDSGTATDSGAVYLFTEEDNAWSQIAYIKASNTGEEDGFGSGIAISSDGSTLAISSGLEDNGASGVIIDTSEANGDSGTAENSGAVYLFTEEDNAWSQTAYIKASNTGEGDYFGGIPNSSSTSLDLSSDGDTLVVGALGEDNSATGVITDGSETTDTGTATDSGAVYMY